Proteins co-encoded in one Gallus gallus isolate bGalGal1 chromosome 27, bGalGal1.mat.broiler.GRCg7b, whole genome shotgun sequence genomic window:
- the LRRC3C gene encoding leucine-rich repeat-containing protein 3C produces MAAAQPSVLRPTAMWLLVQGVLLASCLRAAAFPRGCYPSEEEGLKTFRCSNARLTEVPKDIPNDTNKLYLDSNRIPFLPRDAFRDLPLLLELDLSHNAIAAVESGAFRGLADHLRSLDLSSNRLVSLSKDVLSNVKAKVNLSNNPWLCDCRLQELIRAVDLAAGSSTGIVCGSASQEEHVGKAFLQVIADTDFCNVYKKTTDIAMLVTMFGWFAMVISYLVYYVRQNQEDARRHLEYLKSLPSKQRHSEESSTISTVV; encoded by the coding sequence ATGGCAGCGGCACAGCCCTCCGTCCTGCGCCCCACGGCCATGTGGCTGCTGGTGCAGGGCGTCCTGCTGGCATCCTGCCTGCGCGCCGCCGCCTTCCCCAGGGGCTGCTACCCCTCGGAGGAGGAGGGGCTGAAGACCTTCCGCTGCAGCAACGCGCGGCTGACCGAGGTCCCCAAAGACATCCCCAACGACACCAACAAGCTCTACCTGGACTCCAACCGCATCCCCTTCCTGCCCCGCGATGCCTTCCGGGACctgccgctgctgctggagctggaccTGTCCCACAACGCCATCGCCGCCGTCGAGAGCGGGGCGTTCCGCGGGCTGGCCGACCACCTGCGCTCCCTGGACCTGTCCTCCAACAGGCTGGTGTCGCTCAGCAAGGACGTCCTCAGCAACGTGAAGGCCAAGGTGAACCTCTCCAACAACCCCTGGCTGTGTGACTGCCGGCTGCAGGAGCTGATCCGCGCCGTGGACCTGGCGGCCGGCTCCTCCACCGGCATCGTCTGCGGCTCCGCGTCGCAGGAGGAGCACGTGGGCAAAGCCTTCCTGCAGGTGATCGCCGACACGGACTTCTGCAACGTGTACAAGAAGACGACGGACATTGCCATGCTGGTCACCATGTTCGGCTGGTTCGCCATGGTGATCTCCTACCTGGTGTATTACGTGCGGCAGAACCAGGAGGACGCGCGGCGGCACCTGGAGTACCTCAAATCGCTGCCCAGCAAGCAGCGGCACTCGGAGGAGTCGTCCACCATCAGCACTGTGGTgtga